The following proteins are co-located in the Paraburkholderia phytofirmans PsJN genome:
- the dksA gene encoding RNA polymerase-binding protein DksA — protein sequence MTTKRLLTEAEILKMSDKDYMNEDQLAFFKNKLEQLQADILRNAGQTTENLRETVIVPDPADRATIEEEHALELRTRDRERKLLKKVQQSIARIDSGDYGWCEETGEPIGIPRLLARPTATLSLEAQERRELRQKLFGD from the coding sequence ATGACGACGAAACGACTCTTGACCGAAGCCGAAATCCTGAAGATGAGCGACAAGGATTACATGAATGAGGATCAGCTCGCCTTCTTCAAGAACAAGCTCGAACAACTGCAGGCGGATATTCTCCGCAATGCCGGCCAGACGACCGAGAACCTGCGCGAAACCGTAATCGTGCCGGACCCGGCCGACCGCGCAACGATCGAGGAAGAGCATGCGCTCGAACTGCGCACGCGCGACCGCGAGCGCAAGCTGCTGAAGAAGGTGCAGCAGTCCATCGCGCGCATCGACTCGGGCGACTACGGCTGGTGCGAAGAAACCGGTGAGCCGATCGGCATCCCGCGTCTGCTCGCACGGCCCACGGCCACCCTGTCGCTCGAAGCGCAGGAACGCCGCGAACTGCGCCAGAAGCTGTTCGGCGACTGA
- the dapF gene encoding diaminopimelate epimerase: MKLKFTKMHGAGNDFVVLDGYTQPVNLTPAQVRALADRHFGVGADQLLLVEKPTVAGVDFRYRIFNCDGGEVEHCGNGARCFVKFVRDSGLTDQRSVRVQVQKGTITLTMQENGEVLVDMGTPVFDPERVPFATKGLQGRGEGADTLWPLDVNGTTRWISVVSMGNPHAVQVVDDVEAFPVLVEGPVIERHARFPQRVNAGFMQIVGRSEIKLRVYERGAGETLACGTGACAAVAAGIRRGLLDAPVLVHTHGGKLTITWDAAQADQPLLMAGPAATVFEGEIELPDSLADSLANSQAA; the protein is encoded by the coding sequence ATGAAACTGAAATTCACCAAAATGCACGGTGCGGGCAACGACTTCGTCGTGCTCGACGGCTACACCCAACCGGTCAACCTGACGCCGGCGCAGGTGCGCGCGCTCGCGGACCGGCATTTCGGCGTCGGTGCCGATCAGTTGCTGCTGGTCGAGAAGCCCACGGTGGCCGGCGTCGATTTCAGATATCGCATCTTCAATTGCGACGGCGGCGAAGTCGAGCATTGCGGCAACGGCGCGCGCTGCTTCGTCAAGTTCGTGCGTGACAGTGGCCTCACCGATCAGCGCAGCGTGCGCGTGCAGGTGCAAAAGGGCACCATCACGCTGACCATGCAGGAAAACGGCGAAGTGCTGGTCGACATGGGCACGCCCGTGTTCGACCCGGAACGCGTGCCGTTCGCCACCAAAGGTCTGCAAGGCCGCGGCGAGGGCGCGGACACGCTCTGGCCGCTCGACGTGAACGGCACGACGCGCTGGATTTCGGTGGTGTCGATGGGCAATCCGCACGCCGTGCAAGTGGTCGACGACGTCGAGGCGTTCCCGGTGCTGGTTGAAGGCCCGGTGATCGAACGTCATGCGCGTTTTCCGCAGCGGGTGAACGCGGGCTTCATGCAGATCGTCGGCCGTAGCGAGATCAAGCTGCGCGTGTACGAACGCGGCGCGGGGGAAACGCTGGCGTGCGGCACGGGCGCGTGTGCGGCGGTTGCGGCCGGCATCCGGCGCGGGCTGCTGGACGCACCGGTGCTCGTCCACACGCATGGCGGCAAACTGACCATCACGTGGGACGCCGCGCAAGCAGACCAGCCGCTGCTCATGGCCGGCCCTGCCGCGACGGTTTTCGAAGGCGAAATCGAACTGCCCGACTCATTGGCCGACTCGTTGGCCAATTCACAGGCCGCATAA
- a CDS encoding CobW family GTP-binding protein, with product MIPVTILTGFLGSGKTTLLKRILNEKHGMKIAVIENEFGEENIDNEILVQDTGEQIIQMSNGCICCTIRGDLSRVLGDLAAQKQAGTLDFDRVVIETTGLANPGPVAQTFFMDDQIANEFLLDAIITLVDAKHANHQLDEHEVVQRQVGFADRLFITKSDLVDEKQLADLRHRLLHMNPRAAIKVVNFGEADIKEIFDLRGFNLNSKLEIDPDFLVEDEHAHSHAHAHDEHGHTHDDHADCDHDHGKCDHEGHDHAHHHHAHHDDKIKSFVYRNDRPFDPNKLEDFLGGILQIYGERLLRYKGVLYMKGVDRKVVFQGVHQMMGSDLAAKWQPIEKKTNKMVFIGIELPQDLITDGLDACLA from the coding sequence ATGATCCCAGTCACCATCCTGACCGGCTTTCTCGGCAGCGGCAAAACCACCCTGCTCAAGCGCATCCTGAATGAAAAGCACGGCATGAAGATCGCCGTGATCGAGAACGAGTTCGGCGAAGAGAACATCGACAACGAAATTCTCGTGCAGGACACCGGCGAGCAGATCATCCAGATGAGCAACGGCTGCATCTGCTGCACGATTCGCGGCGACCTGTCGCGCGTGCTGGGCGATCTGGCGGCGCAAAAGCAAGCCGGCACACTGGATTTCGACCGCGTGGTGATCGAAACCACCGGCCTCGCCAATCCGGGCCCGGTTGCGCAGACGTTCTTCATGGACGACCAGATCGCCAATGAATTCCTGCTGGACGCGATCATCACCCTGGTCGACGCGAAGCATGCGAACCACCAGCTGGACGAGCACGAAGTCGTGCAGCGTCAGGTCGGTTTCGCCGATCGCCTGTTCATCACCAAGTCGGATCTGGTCGATGAAAAGCAACTGGCCGATCTGCGCCACCGTCTGCTGCACATGAACCCGCGCGCGGCGATCAAGGTGGTCAATTTCGGCGAGGCGGACATCAAGGAAATCTTCGACCTGCGCGGCTTCAACCTGAATTCGAAGCTCGAGATCGATCCCGACTTCCTCGTCGAAGACGAGCATGCGCACAGCCACGCTCACGCCCATGACGAGCACGGCCATACCCACGACGATCACGCCGATTGCGATCACGACCACGGCAAGTGCGATCACGAAGGCCATGATCACGCGCATCACCACCATGCGCACCATGACGACAAGATCAAGTCGTTCGTCTACCGCAACGACCGGCCGTTCGATCCGAACAAGCTGGAAGACTTTCTCGGCGGCATTCTGCAGATTTATGGCGAGCGCCTGCTGCGCTATAAGGGCGTGCTCTACATGAAGGGCGTCGACCGCAAGGTGGTGTTCCAGGGCGTGCATCAGATGATGGGCAGCGATCTGGCCGCAAAATGGCAGCCGATCGAGAAAAAGACCAACAAGATGGTGTTTATCGGCATTGAACTGCCGCAAGACCTGATCACCGACGGTCTGGACGCCTGCCTCGCCTAA
- the xerC gene encoding tyrosine recombinase XerC: MTAADPIAAYLSNLEHERRLSAHTLRGYAHELEELKQLAKGRPLESLTPVDIRGAVSRAHAGGLTARSISHRLSAWRAFYRWLAGRVDLAANPVATVRAPKQAKPLPKALSVDDATRLMESPPAASPEGLRDHAMLELFYSSGLRLAELVGLDARFADADGYRSAGWLKLDSAEVEVLGKGNRRRVVPVGSKALEALGAWLAVRDQMVKHDPHPLFLSARGNRLSPNVVRERVKRAALVAGIPANVHPHVLRHSFATHVLQSSGDLRAVQELLGHASITATQVYTALDFQHLAHVYDQAHPRAKKRD, encoded by the coding sequence GTGACCGCCGCCGACCCGATCGCCGCCTATCTGTCGAACCTCGAACACGAGCGACGGCTCTCGGCGCATACGCTGCGCGGCTACGCCCACGAACTGGAAGAACTCAAGCAACTGGCCAAAGGCCGGCCGCTCGAAAGCCTCACACCCGTGGACATTCGCGGCGCCGTTTCGCGGGCGCACGCGGGCGGCCTTACGGCCCGCTCGATCAGCCATCGGCTGTCGGCGTGGCGCGCGTTTTACCGCTGGCTTGCCGGGCGCGTCGATCTGGCGGCCAATCCGGTCGCGACCGTACGCGCGCCGAAGCAGGCTAAACCGCTGCCCAAAGCGCTATCCGTCGACGACGCCACGCGTCTGATGGAAAGTCCGCCGGCCGCCTCGCCAGAAGGTTTGCGCGATCACGCCATGCTCGAACTGTTCTACTCGTCGGGCTTGCGGCTCGCGGAACTGGTCGGCCTCGACGCCCGTTTCGCCGACGCCGACGGCTACCGCTCGGCCGGCTGGCTCAAGCTCGATTCGGCTGAAGTCGAAGTGCTCGGCAAGGGCAACCGGCGCCGCGTCGTGCCGGTCGGCAGCAAGGCGCTGGAAGCCTTGGGCGCCTGGCTCGCCGTCCGCGATCAGATGGTGAAGCACGACCCGCATCCGCTGTTTCTCTCGGCGCGCGGCAACCGCCTGTCGCCGAACGTCGTGCGTGAGCGCGTGAAGCGCGCGGCGCTGGTCGCCGGCATTCCCGCCAATGTGCATCCGCACGTGCTGCGGCATTCGTTCGCCACGCACGTGCTGCAGTCGAGCGGCGATCTGCGCGCCGTGCAGGAACTGCTCGGCCACGCCAGCATTACCGCGACGCAGGTCTATACCGCGCTCGATTTCCAGCATCTCGCGCACGTCTACGATCAGGCGCATCCGCGCGCCAAAAAACGCGACTGA
- a CDS encoding response regulator transcription factor translates to MSDMNFLVIDDDEVFSGILARGLTRRGYTVSEAHNADEAIKLANQQKFSQITVDLHLGNDSGLTLVAPLRDLQPDARMLVLTGYASIATAVQAVKDGADNYLAKPANVETILSALQSEASALQAEEAIEHPTPLSVARLEWEHIQRVLAEHGGNISATARALNMHRRTLQRKLAKRPVKQ, encoded by the coding sequence ATGAGCGATATGAATTTTCTGGTGATCGACGACGATGAGGTGTTCTCCGGCATCCTCGCTCGTGGGCTCACCCGGCGCGGGTACACGGTGAGCGAGGCGCACAACGCGGATGAGGCCATCAAGCTGGCGAATCAGCAGAAGTTCAGCCAGATCACGGTGGATCTGCATCTCGGCAACGACTCAGGCCTCACGCTGGTCGCGCCGTTGCGCGATTTGCAGCCCGACGCGCGCATGCTGGTCCTGACCGGCTATGCGAGCATCGCCACCGCGGTGCAGGCGGTGAAAGACGGTGCCGATAACTATCTGGCCAAGCCTGCCAACGTCGAGACGATTCTGTCGGCGCTGCAAAGCGAAGCAAGCGCGTTGCAAGCAGAAGAGGCGATCGAGCATCCCACGCCATTGTCGGTGGCGCGTCTGGAGTGGGAGCATATTCAACGCGTGCTCGCCGAGCACGGCGGCAATATTTCGGCTACCGCGCGCGCGTTGAACATGCATCGGCGCACGCTGCAGCGCAAGCTGGCGAAGCGGCCGGTCAAGCAGTAA
- the hslU gene encoding ATP-dependent protease ATPase subunit HslU, whose product MSTMTPAEIVSELDKHIIGQGRAKKAVAVALRNRWRRQQVEDPLRQEITPKNILMIGPTGVGKTEIARRLAKLADAPFIKIEATKFTEVGYVGRDVDSIVRDLIEISVKQTRETEMRKVRTKAEDQAEDRILDILLPSARPVGFGASSSAADTVDESSTTRQTFRKRLREGLLDDKEIELDVEQPQVGMDIMGPPGMEDMTEQIRSMFANIGGGKKTRRKLKVKEALKVLTDEEAGKMLNDEEVKTKAVQNVEQNGIVFLDEIDKIASRNEAGGGEVSRQGVQRDLLPLVEGTTINTKYGMVKTDHILFIASGAFHLAKPSDLIPELQGRFPIRVELDSLSVNDFESILVSTDASLVKQYQALLATEDVHLEFADDGIRRLAEIAYSVNEKTENIGARRLYTVIEKLLEEVSFAAGNHSGRTVQIDAAYVDRALNEVAEDEDLSRYVL is encoded by the coding sequence ATGAGCACCATGACCCCTGCCGAGATCGTCTCGGAACTCGACAAACACATCATCGGCCAAGGCCGCGCGAAAAAAGCGGTGGCTGTGGCGCTGCGCAATCGCTGGCGCCGTCAGCAGGTTGAAGATCCGCTGCGTCAGGAAATCACGCCAAAGAACATTCTGATGATCGGGCCGACTGGCGTCGGCAAGACCGAAATCGCGCGGCGTTTGGCAAAACTAGCCGACGCGCCGTTCATCAAGATCGAAGCAACCAAGTTCACCGAAGTCGGCTATGTGGGCCGTGACGTGGACAGCATCGTGCGCGACCTGATCGAAATTTCGGTCAAGCAGACGCGCGAAACGGAAATGCGCAAAGTGCGGACCAAGGCCGAAGATCAAGCCGAAGACCGCATCCTCGACATTCTGCTGCCGAGCGCGCGGCCCGTCGGCTTCGGCGCGAGTTCCAGCGCCGCCGATACCGTCGACGAAAGCAGCACTACGCGCCAGACATTCCGCAAGCGCCTGCGCGAAGGCCTGCTCGACGACAAGGAAATCGAGCTCGATGTGGAACAGCCGCAAGTCGGCATGGACATCATGGGGCCGCCGGGCATGGAAGACATGACCGAGCAGATCCGTTCGATGTTCGCGAACATCGGCGGCGGCAAGAAAACGCGCCGCAAGCTGAAGGTGAAAGAAGCGCTGAAGGTTCTCACCGACGAAGAAGCCGGCAAGATGCTGAACGACGAAGAGGTGAAAACCAAGGCCGTGCAGAACGTCGAGCAGAACGGCATTGTGTTTCTCGACGAGATCGACAAGATCGCCTCGCGCAACGAAGCCGGCGGCGGTGAAGTTTCGCGTCAGGGCGTGCAGCGTGATTTGTTGCCGCTGGTCGAAGGCACCACGATCAACACCAAGTACGGCATGGTGAAGACCGATCACATTCTGTTCATTGCGAGCGGCGCATTCCACCTGGCCAAACCGAGCGATCTGATTCCGGAACTGCAAGGCCGCTTTCCGATCCGTGTCGAACTGGACTCGCTCTCGGTGAACGACTTCGAATCGATCCTCGTGTCCACGGATGCGAGCCTCGTCAAGCAATACCAGGCACTGCTCGCCACCGAAGACGTGCACCTCGAATTCGCCGACGACGGCATTCGCCGCCTCGCGGAGATCGCGTACTCGGTGAACGAAAAGACCGAGAACATCGGCGCACGGCGTCTCTACACGGTAATCGAAAAGCTGCTCGAAGAAGTTTCGTTCGCGGCCGGCAATCACTCGGGCCGGACGGTGCAGATCGACGCGGCTTATGTCGATCGCGCGCTGAACGAAGTGGCGGAAGACGAGGATCTGTCGCGCTACGTGCTGTGA
- a CDS encoding DUF484 family protein — protein sequence MNDREVAEYLLANPEFFAEHAEMLATVRLANPHGKAAVSLQERQMEMLRDKNKHLERRLAELLRYGHENDSIASKFNRWTIRVMAERDPYALPRTIATGLRDIFDVPQAALRVWDVAEPYAQADFARHVGEEVRIFANSLTTPYCGANTGFEAAQWLVPSVSAVSDEGSTGHAASESAHATESIALLALRDPEAKEEAPTFGLLVMGSADSRRFHDGMATDFLTQIGALASAALSRLLPR from the coding sequence ATGAACGATCGCGAAGTCGCCGAATATCTGCTTGCCAATCCTGAATTCTTCGCCGAACACGCGGAAATGCTCGCGACGGTCCGCCTCGCGAACCCGCACGGCAAAGCCGCGGTGTCGCTGCAGGAACGGCAGATGGAAATGCTGCGCGACAAGAACAAGCACCTCGAACGCCGCCTCGCCGAACTCTTGCGCTACGGCCACGAGAACGACAGCATCGCGTCGAAATTCAACCGCTGGACGATTCGCGTGATGGCCGAGCGCGATCCGTATGCGCTGCCGCGCACGATCGCCACCGGTTTGCGCGACATCTTCGACGTGCCGCAAGCCGCGCTGCGCGTGTGGGATGTGGCCGAGCCGTACGCTCAGGCCGACTTCGCGCGCCATGTCGGCGAAGAAGTGCGCATTTTCGCCAACAGCCTGACCACGCCGTATTGCGGTGCGAATACCGGCTTCGAGGCCGCGCAGTGGCTGGTGCCCTCCGTGAGCGCGGTGAGCGACGAGGGCTCGACTGGCCACGCGGCGTCCGAGTCGGCGCACGCTACCGAATCGATCGCGCTGCTCGCGCTGCGCGATCCGGAAGCAAAGGAAGAAGCGCCCACCTTCGGCCTGCTGGTGATGGGTTCGGCCGATTCGCGCCGCTTCCACGACGGCATGGCCACTGATTTCCTGACGCAGATCGGCGCGCTGGCCAGCGCGGCGCTGAGCCGTCTGCTGCCGCGCTGA
- a CDS encoding tetratricopeptide repeat protein, with amino-acid sequence MLPTSHSEADASSAFLTVLRQAVAARQTGTAQADADCLDAAARIRPLDHASLDSLVAKLLEEHRSGDAIELAAIIAQLDPRNALAHFRLGYSLQMAKRHAEAIAPYRQALAIEPRLPRLRNNLAAALTFTGGDLNERIALLENAVRDDPDEGDGWTNLTHAYRTKMDLPRALEAGAKAMQCAPHSPLAHNNYALTLREAQRWDDAMQAAQTACALAPNDASMRSNLSMLQLVRADYEHGWASHEARWDGSAELGGNRPMMPAPLWRGEPLARKTLLVWGEQGMGDLLQFCRYIPMLAERVHREGGRLIWNSFPQMGALLKRSLGGHADEFSAGGGVETLPSFDYEIPLLSLPLIFDTHEATIPAAPYLRADPAGTKSWQERLAGESRLKVGLTWTGSHGHQRNPFRRVGWERYAAHFGGMRDVAFYSLQPGAGADVTAARAAGLPMTDHTAKFATFDDTAAFVGALDLVITVCTSAAHLSGAIGQRTWVLLDVNPHWVWLLDRHDSPWYPSATLYRQPQFGEWEPALEAVARDLSALAAQHCRTA; translated from the coding sequence ATGCTACCGACTTCCCACAGCGAGGCCGACGCCTCTTCAGCTTTCCTGACTGTTCTGCGACAAGCCGTCGCAGCCAGGCAAACCGGTACGGCGCAAGCCGACGCCGACTGTCTCGACGCTGCGGCGCGAATTCGTCCACTCGACCACGCATCGCTCGATTCGCTCGTGGCCAAGCTGCTCGAAGAACACCGTTCCGGCGACGCAATCGAACTCGCCGCCATTATTGCCCAACTCGATCCGCGCAACGCTCTTGCGCACTTTCGCCTCGGCTACTCGTTGCAGATGGCGAAGCGGCATGCCGAAGCCATCGCACCTTATCGCCAGGCACTCGCCATCGAACCGCGTTTGCCGCGCCTGCGCAACAATCTCGCCGCCGCGTTGACGTTCACCGGCGGCGACCTGAACGAACGGATCGCGCTGCTGGAAAATGCCGTCCGCGATGACCCCGATGAAGGCGACGGCTGGACCAATCTCACGCACGCTTACCGTACGAAAATGGATCTGCCGCGCGCGCTCGAAGCCGGCGCAAAGGCAATGCAATGCGCGCCGCATAGCCCGCTCGCGCACAACAACTATGCGCTGACGCTGCGAGAGGCGCAACGCTGGGACGACGCGATGCAAGCTGCCCAAACCGCTTGCGCGCTGGCCCCCAACGACGCCTCCATGCGCTCTAATCTCTCCATGCTGCAACTCGTGCGTGCCGATTACGAGCACGGCTGGGCATCGCATGAAGCGCGCTGGGACGGCTCTGCCGAATTGGGCGGCAACCGTCCGATGATGCCGGCGCCGCTTTGGCGTGGCGAACCGCTCGCCCGGAAGACATTGCTCGTGTGGGGCGAGCAAGGCATGGGCGACCTGTTGCAGTTCTGCCGCTACATTCCGATGCTGGCCGAGCGCGTGCATCGCGAAGGCGGCCGTCTCATCTGGAATTCGTTCCCGCAGATGGGCGCACTCCTTAAGCGCAGCCTCGGCGGTCATGCGGACGAGTTTTCAGCCGGTGGCGGCGTCGAAACGCTGCCGTCGTTCGATTACGAGATTCCGTTGCTGAGCCTGCCGCTGATTTTCGACACGCACGAGGCGACGATTCCGGCGGCGCCCTATTTGCGGGCGGACCCGGCGGGGACCAAATCGTGGCAAGAGCGGCTGGCAGGGGAATCGCGGCTCAAGGTCGGGCTAACGTGGACCGGCAGCCACGGTCATCAACGCAATCCGTTCCGGCGCGTCGGCTGGGAGCGCTATGCGGCTCACTTCGGCGGCATGCGGGACGTGGCGTTCTATTCACTGCAGCCGGGCGCCGGCGCGGACGTGACGGCGGCACGCGCGGCCGGCTTGCCGATGACCGACCACACCGCCAAATTCGCGACCTTCGACGATACGGCCGCGTTTGTCGGCGCGCTCGATCTCGTCATTACGGTTTGCACCTCGGCGGCGCATCTGAGCGGCGCAATCGGCCAGCGCACCTGGGTGCTGCTCGACGTCAACCCGCATTGGGTCTGGTTGCTCGACCGTCACGACAGCCCGTGGTATCCAAGCGCCACGCTTTACCGGCAGCCACAATTCGGTGAGTGGGAGCCGGCGCTGGAAGCCGTCGCGCGTGACCTGAGCGCGCTTGCGGCGCAGCACTGCCGGACGGCGTAA
- a CDS encoding class I SAM-dependent rRNA methyltransferase — MNTVTLKPSKEKSLLRRHPWVYANAIDRIDGNPAPGATVLVRAHDGRFLARAAYSPHSQIRARVWSFDESEPIDHAFFKRRVQRALAHRRRMVHDTGAVRLIFGEADGLPGLIVDHYVAEDEGQRSQLVCQFMAAGVEAWKDAIVAALTGATGCPNVYERSDVSIRQKEGLEQITGVLAGEAPSEALIASENGVRYHVDVRNGHKTGFYVDQRDNRLLVQQLAQDREVLNCFCYTGGFSLAALKGGAKRVVSIDSSGDALAIAQQNVAANGFDAERATWLDADAFKTLRRLHDEGERFDLIVLDPPKFAPSREHVDRASRAYKDINLTGLKLLRPGGLLFTYSCSGAIDAELFQKIVSGAAADARVDARILKRLGAGVDHPLLTAFPEGEYLKGLLLQIA; from the coding sequence ATGAATACCGTTACGCTCAAACCGTCGAAAGAAAAATCGCTGCTGCGCCGCCATCCGTGGGTCTATGCCAACGCGATCGACCGGATCGACGGCAATCCCGCGCCCGGCGCCACCGTGCTCGTGCGCGCGCACGACGGCCGTTTCCTCGCGCGCGCGGCCTACAGCCCGCATTCGCAGATCCGCGCCCGCGTGTGGAGCTTCGACGAGAGCGAGCCGATCGATCACGCGTTTTTCAAGCGCCGTGTACAGCGCGCGCTCGCGCATCGTCGGAGGATGGTTCACGACACTGGCGCGGTGCGGCTGATCTTTGGCGAAGCGGACGGCCTGCCAGGCTTGATCGTCGATCACTACGTGGCCGAGGACGAAGGCCAGCGCAGCCAGTTGGTCTGTCAGTTCATGGCAGCGGGCGTGGAGGCGTGGAAGGACGCGATCGTCGCGGCGCTGACCGGCGCGACCGGCTGCCCGAACGTTTACGAACGCTCGGATGTGTCGATTCGCCAGAAGGAAGGACTCGAACAGATCACCGGCGTGCTGGCAGGCGAAGCGCCGTCGGAAGCGTTGATCGCGAGCGAAAACGGCGTGCGCTATCACGTCGACGTGCGCAACGGCCACAAGACCGGCTTTTATGTCGATCAGCGCGACAACCGCCTGCTCGTTCAGCAGCTCGCGCAGGACCGCGAGGTGCTGAACTGCTTCTGCTACACCGGCGGCTTCTCGCTGGCGGCGTTGAAAGGCGGCGCCAAACGCGTGGTGTCGATCGATTCGTCGGGCGACGCGCTGGCGATTGCTCAGCAAAATGTGGCGGCCAACGGCTTCGACGCGGAGCGTGCCACCTGGCTCGACGCCGACGCGTTCAAAACGCTGCGCCGCCTTCACGACGAAGGCGAGCGCTTCGACCTGATCGTGCTCGATCCGCCGAAATTCGCGCCGTCGCGTGAACATGTGGACCGCGCGTCGCGCGCCTACAAGGACATCAACCTGACCGGCCTGAAGCTGCTGCGCCCGGGCGGCCTGCTTTTCACCTATTCGTGCTCCGGCGCGATCGACGCCGAACTGTTCCAGAAGATCGTCTCCGGCGCGGCCGCCGATGCGCGCGTGGACGCCCGCATCCTCAAGCGGCTGGGCGCCGGCGTGGATCACCCGCTGCTCACCGCATTCCCGGAAGGCGAATACCTGAAGGGCCTGCTGTTGCAAATCGCCTGA
- a CDS encoding ATP-binding protein: MQRITNTGRVNLGHLFWLRSLAIIGQLMTIAFVQIFIGVHLPLPAMLLVIALEVIFNAITWWRVSQQRPESNMELFGQIWVDLGALSALLFLSGGTTNPFVSLYLPSLAIAAAVLPWHLMAWLAAFAVACYAVLGFDSVPLNLDNPANLFDYYRAGMWVNFMVSVGLIAWFVARMSRALRLRDAALGDAQQRLLHDERAVALGVQAATVAHEIGTPLSTIAMLSEELRDAARSDKGLAPYSADLELLEQQMTLCTSALARLRSRASITTNRQQVGEWLESFAEQWRLRHPHVKFERVGVPPADVSLDDTVAVSQILTILLDNAARASRDHVTLSCALAARGDQIVFEVCDAGPGIPATLRGSLGAMPVESTQGGHGVGLYLAFSAAARLNGSIELTDVSTIKPRGTRAVLKLPLAGRKFSGKGRQGAAPSNTEKQA; the protein is encoded by the coding sequence ATGCAACGAATCACCAACACTGGCCGCGTCAATCTCGGGCATCTGTTCTGGCTGCGCAGTCTCGCGATCATTGGCCAGTTGATGACGATTGCCTTCGTGCAGATCTTCATCGGCGTGCACTTGCCGTTGCCCGCCATGCTGTTGGTGATCGCGCTCGAAGTGATCTTCAACGCAATCACGTGGTGGCGCGTCTCGCAGCAGCGTCCCGAATCCAACATGGAGTTGTTCGGCCAGATATGGGTCGATCTGGGCGCGTTGTCCGCGCTGCTGTTTCTTTCCGGCGGCACCACCAATCCATTCGTTTCGCTCTATCTGCCCTCGCTTGCCATCGCCGCGGCCGTGCTGCCGTGGCATCTGATGGCGTGGCTCGCAGCGTTCGCCGTGGCCTGCTACGCGGTGCTCGGTTTCGATTCTGTACCGCTGAATCTCGACAATCCGGCGAACCTGTTCGACTACTACCGCGCGGGCATGTGGGTGAACTTCATGGTCAGCGTCGGCCTCATTGCATGGTTCGTTGCGCGCATGTCGAGGGCATTGCGGCTACGTGACGCAGCGCTCGGAGACGCGCAGCAGCGCTTGCTTCACGACGAACGCGCGGTTGCTTTGGGTGTGCAGGCGGCTACCGTGGCACACGAAATCGGTACGCCGTTGTCTACAATTGCCATGTTGTCCGAAGAATTGCGAGATGCAGCGCGTTCCGATAAGGGACTTGCGCCTTATAGCGCCGATCTCGAATTGCTCGAACAGCAAATGACACTGTGTACGTCGGCGCTTGCGCGCTTGCGCAGCCGCGCGTCGATAACCACTAACCGGCAGCAGGTCGGCGAGTGGCTCGAATCGTTTGCCGAGCAGTGGCGCTTGCGTCATCCGCATGTGAAATTCGAGCGGGTTGGCGTGCCGCCGGCGGATGTCAGTCTTGACGATACGGTGGCCGTGAGTCAGATTCTCACGATTTTGCTCGACAACGCCGCGCGTGCAAGCCGCGATCACGTGACGCTGTCCTGCGCGCTAGCGGCGCGCGGCGACCAGATCGTCTTCGAAGTATGTGATGCAGGCCCGGGCATTCCGGCCACGTTGCGCGGCTCGCTCGGAGCGATGCCGGTCGAGAGTACGCAAGGTGGGCACGGTGTCGGCCTCTATCTGGCTTTTTCGGCGGCGGCGCGCCTGAATGGATCAATCGAACTGACCGATGTCAGCACGATCAAGCCGCGCGGCACGCGCGCGGTCCTTAAGCTGCCGCTCGCCGGACGCAAATTTTCTGGCAAAGGCCGTCAAGGCGCTGCGCCATCCAACACGGAGAAACAGGCATGA
- the hslV gene encoding ATP-dependent protease subunit HslV produces the protein MEQFHGTTIVSVRRGDKVALGGDGQVTLGNIVMKGGAKKVRRIYNGKVLVGFAGGTADAFSLLDRFEAKLEKHQGNLTRAAVELAKDWRTDRMLRRLEAMLITADATTTLVITGNGDVLDPEGGICAIGSGGAYAQAAATALAHNTELSPREIVEKSLEIAGDMCIYTNHNRVIETIE, from the coding sequence ATGGAGCAATTTCACGGCACGACGATCGTCTCCGTGCGCCGCGGCGACAAAGTCGCGCTCGGCGGCGACGGCCAGGTGACGCTAGGCAACATCGTCATGAAAGGCGGTGCGAAGAAAGTCCGGCGCATCTATAACGGCAAGGTGCTGGTCGGCTTCGCCGGTGGCACGGCCGACGCCTTCTCGCTGCTCGACCGCTTCGAAGCGAAGCTGGAAAAACATCAGGGCAACCTCACGCGCGCCGCCGTCGAACTCGCCAAAGACTGGCGCACCGACCGCATGCTGCGCCGTCTCGAAGCCATGCTGATCACCGCGGACGCCACTACCACGCTCGTCATCACCGGCAACGGCGACGTGCTCGATCCGGAAGGCGGCATCTGCGCGATCGGTTCCGGCGGCGCTTATGCGCAAGCCGCCGCGACCGCGCTCGCTCACAACACGGAACTGTCGCCCCGTGAAATCGTGGAAAAGTCGCTGGAGATTGCCGGCGACATGTGCATCTACACGAACCATAACCGCGTTATCGAGACGATCGAGTAA